In Corynebacterium ulcerans, one genomic interval encodes:
- a CDS encoding RNA polymerase sigma factor, with the protein MAATDNSESSATARTSGTGLSGTPAGEAAAPAAKKTAKKVAAKKTARKVARKAAPRKAEPVSTTVGLVGGIEAESPTASSIESDSVELKDSAPVKKAAKKTAKKTAKKTAKKVAKKTAKKAAKKAPKRAVKVEEPVEVSPELESTDEDELETDDNDDYDPLDATEDDLHDEEDDLVSVLGNDDEEEASEESEDEEDDEGSSVWDEDESAALRQARKDAELTASADSVRAYLKQIGKVALLNAEQEVSLAKRIEAGLYATYRMEQMEEAFNNGDREAKLTPAVKRDLRAIARDGRKAKNHLLEANLRLVVSLAKRYTGRGMAFLDLIQEGNLGLIRAVEKFDYTKGYKFSTYATWWIRQAITRAMADQARTIRIPVHMVEVINKLGRIQRELLQDLGREPTPQELAKEMDITEEKVLEIQQYAREPISLDQTIGDEGDSQLGDFIEDSEAVIAVDAVSFTLLQDQLQDVLHTLSEREAGVVKLRFGLTDGMPRTLDEIGQVYGVTRERIRQIESKTMSKLRHPSRSQVLRDYLD; encoded by the coding sequence GTGGCAGCCACTGATAATTCAGAATCTTCCGCAACGGCACGCACTAGCGGCACCGGTCTTTCTGGAACTCCTGCCGGTGAAGCAGCCGCTCCTGCCGCAAAGAAGACGGCAAAGAAAGTCGCAGCGAAGAAGACGGCACGCAAGGTCGCTCGGAAGGCCGCTCCGCGCAAAGCCGAGCCGGTATCCACCACAGTGGGTCTCGTCGGCGGCATTGAAGCTGAATCCCCCACCGCGTCATCCATCGAATCGGATTCTGTCGAGTTGAAGGATTCTGCTCCCGTGAAAAAAGCGGCCAAGAAAACCGCTAAAAAAACAGCTAAGAAAACGGCCAAAAAGGTAGCTAAAAAAACCGCTAAGAAGGCGGCTAAAAAAGCGCCTAAGCGCGCAGTCAAAGTCGAAGAACCAGTAGAGGTTTCGCCTGAACTGGAATCTACCGATGAAGACGAGCTTGAGACCGATGACAACGATGATTATGATCCTCTCGACGCCACAGAGGATGATCTTCACGATGAAGAAGACGATCTTGTATCGGTTCTGGGCAATGACGATGAGGAAGAAGCTTCTGAAGAGTCTGAGGACGAGGAAGACGATGAAGGTTCCTCGGTTTGGGACGAAGACGAGTCTGCTGCTCTGCGCCAAGCCCGCAAAGATGCAGAGCTCACGGCTTCCGCAGACTCGGTGCGAGCTTATCTGAAACAAATCGGTAAGGTCGCTCTCCTTAATGCGGAGCAAGAAGTCTCTCTAGCTAAACGCATTGAAGCTGGTCTCTATGCCACCTACCGCATGGAGCAGATGGAAGAGGCCTTTAACAACGGAGATAGGGAAGCAAAACTTACTCCTGCAGTTAAACGCGATCTTCGCGCGATTGCCCGCGATGGCCGCAAGGCTAAGAACCACCTGCTAGAAGCCAACCTCCGTTTGGTAGTTTCGTTAGCTAAGCGCTATACCGGTCGAGGTATGGCTTTCCTAGACTTGATTCAAGAAGGCAACCTCGGTCTTATCCGCGCAGTTGAAAAATTCGACTACACCAAGGGTTACAAGTTCTCCACGTATGCTACGTGGTGGATCCGACAGGCTATTACCCGCGCTATGGCGGATCAAGCACGAACCATTCGTATCCCTGTCCATATGGTGGAGGTCATTAACAAACTGGGCAGAATCCAACGCGAGCTGCTGCAGGATTTGGGACGCGAACCCACCCCGCAAGAGCTGGCTAAGGAAATGGATATCACCGAGGAAAAGGTTCTCGAGATCCAGCAATATGCGCGCGAACCAATTTCTCTTGACCAGACCATCGGCGATGAAGGCGACAGCCAGCTTGGTGACTTCATCGAAGACTCTGAAGCAGTTATCGCTGTCGATGCAGTTTCCTTTACGTTGCTCCAAGATCAGCTACAGGATGTTCTCCATACGCTCTCAGAGCGTGAAGCTGGTGTAGTTAAACTCCGCTTTGGCCTCACTGATGGTATGCCACGAACGCTTGATGAAATCGGACAGGTTTATGGAGTTACTCGTGAGCGTATCCGCCAGATTGAGTCTAAGACTATGTCTAAGCTACGGCACCCGTCACGTTCGCAGGTTCTCCGCGACTATCTTGATTAA
- a CDS encoding DUF4190 domain-containing protein — MTTPKNPYGNNENGFGDGLPQQPNSMPAYPGVGNTEGDYGQDSFNGMHYGNPEYGAVTPANNTIAYWALGFAIISVLAVLSIVGLIFAFIPALVALVLAIIALVKGRKMPLGSKTRKGMSIISLVLSILIIVGSLVSALLLGAFVLDTAGNCVNLPQEEQQQCVEAELNKKFNN; from the coding sequence ATGACCACCCCGAAGAACCCCTATGGTAATAACGAGAATGGTTTTGGTGACGGATTGCCGCAGCAACCTAACTCAATGCCTGCATATCCTGGAGTAGGAAATACAGAAGGGGACTATGGCCAGGATTCCTTTAACGGAATGCATTACGGAAACCCAGAATATGGTGCAGTAACTCCGGCGAACAACACCATTGCTTATTGGGCGCTGGGCTTTGCCATTATCTCTGTGTTGGCTGTACTCAGCATCGTGGGTCTTATCTTTGCGTTTATTCCCGCGCTCGTTGCCCTCGTTTTGGCGATTATTGCGCTGGTGAAGGGGCGCAAGATGCCTTTAGGATCTAAGACCCGTAAAGGCATGTCTATTATCTCCCTGGTTCTTAGTATCCTTATTATCGTTGGATCACTGGTTAGCGCTTTGCTTTTGGGAGCTTTCGTCCTAGATACAGCTGGCAACTGTGTTAACCTTCCACAAGAAGAACAACAGCAGTGCGTTGAAGCCGAGCTCAATAAAAAGTTTAATAACTAA
- a CDS encoding DEAD/DEAH box helicase, with product MKSDLRAWQRKALTKYLMKGPRDFLAVATPGAGKTTFALRVATELKENRTVDRVIVVVPTEHLKVQWAQSAARVGLALDPYFKNSDAVNPQYDGIVVTYAQVAMHPFKHHAVSTAKRSLVIMDEIHHGGDAKSWGDGIRDAYGDVERRLALTGTPFRSDDSTIPFVRYEEDGEGHLVSQSDHTYGYSDALADGVVRPVVFLAYSGEARWRTNAGEEFAARLGEPLNPEQTARAWKTALDPRGDWIPAVLQAAHTRLLQLRKHIPDAGGLVIATDKTTARAYAKILERLSSTPVTVVLSDEAGASQRIEDFNGSTDEWMVAVRMVSEGVDVPRLAVGVYATSASTPLFFAQAIGRFVRSRRKGETASVFLPSVPVLLDLASKLENSRDHVLGKPDRPSEGWDDELLAQANKEETEKDDLPSYESLGADAELDSLIYDGSSYGTGTFAGSDEEADYLGLPGLLDADQMRALLRKHQTEQLDARDAEAKERERNEESVKATQQQDSADRVASVEIPRLRKELNALVSVTASRTGRPHGAIHTEVRKKCGGPPTAMCSAEQLQSRIDYLRRW from the coding sequence GTGAAAAGCGACCTACGCGCCTGGCAGCGCAAGGCGCTTACCAAGTATTTGATGAAGGGCCCGCGGGACTTTCTTGCAGTAGCTACTCCTGGTGCTGGTAAAACCACCTTTGCCTTGAGGGTTGCTACGGAACTGAAAGAAAACCGTACTGTCGACCGGGTTATCGTCGTTGTGCCTACGGAGCACTTGAAAGTGCAGTGGGCTCAGTCAGCCGCACGAGTGGGGTTGGCTCTAGACCCTTACTTTAAAAACTCCGATGCAGTTAACCCCCAATACGATGGCATCGTGGTGACCTATGCGCAGGTTGCTATGCACCCGTTTAAGCACCATGCGGTGTCTACCGCAAAGCGCTCATTGGTCATCATGGATGAGATTCACCATGGCGGCGATGCTAAAAGCTGGGGCGACGGAATCCGCGATGCTTACGGTGACGTGGAACGTCGATTAGCTTTGACCGGAACTCCTTTCCGCTCGGACGATTCCACGATTCCGTTTGTCCGCTATGAAGAAGACGGCGAAGGCCACCTTGTGTCCCAGTCGGATCACACATACGGCTATTCGGATGCATTGGCTGATGGCGTAGTGCGCCCCGTGGTGTTCTTGGCATATTCTGGCGAGGCCCGCTGGCGCACAAACGCGGGCGAGGAATTTGCTGCGAGATTAGGAGAACCTTTAAATCCGGAACAGACAGCGCGCGCGTGGAAGACCGCTCTAGACCCCAGGGGCGATTGGATACCTGCAGTACTGCAAGCTGCCCATACGCGGTTATTGCAGCTGCGCAAACATATTCCTGATGCTGGTGGTCTTGTGATTGCAACGGATAAAACGACGGCGCGAGCTTACGCCAAGATTTTGGAGCGTTTGTCTTCCACACCGGTCACTGTGGTGTTGTCTGACGAGGCCGGAGCTTCGCAGCGCATTGAAGACTTCAATGGGTCTACCGATGAATGGATGGTAGCGGTGCGCATGGTGTCTGAAGGAGTGGACGTCCCTCGTCTTGCCGTTGGTGTGTATGCAACATCCGCATCCACCCCATTGTTCTTTGCGCAAGCAATTGGGCGCTTCGTGCGGTCCCGAAGAAAAGGCGAGACCGCATCGGTATTTCTTCCTTCTGTTCCGGTCTTGCTTGATCTGGCGTCGAAGCTGGAAAACTCACGTGACCACGTTTTGGGTAAGCCAGATAGACCCAGTGAAGGTTGGGATGACGAGTTGTTGGCCCAAGCAAACAAAGAAGAGACCGAGAAGGATGACCTGCCTAGCTATGAGTCGCTGGGAGCGGACGCAGAGCTAGATTCGCTGATCTATGATGGCTCGTCCTATGGAACGGGTACTTTTGCAGGATCAGACGAAGAAGCTGATTATTTGGGACTTCCAGGGCTTCTCGACGCCGACCAGATGCGTGCGTTGCTCCGAAAGCACCAAACTGAGCAACTTGATGCGCGAGATGCGGAAGCAAAAGAACGCGAAAGGAATGAAGAAAGCGTTAAAGCAACACAACAGCAGGATTCTGCAGACCGGGTTGCAAGCGTTGAGATTCCTCGACTCCGCAAAGAGCTCAATGCTTTGGTATCAGTGACAGCTTCACGCACTGGTAGGCCCCACGGAGCTATTCACACTGAGGTGAGAAAAAAATGCGGTGGCCCTCCCACCGCCATGTGTTCAGCCGAACAGCTCCAATCACGTATTGATTATTTACGTCGCTGGTAA
- a CDS encoding DUF3039 domain-containing protein: MSTSTQTIERPDIREDNLTGDDTPKFFHYVKKDQIVDSAISGKMVVALCGETFPVTKQAKPGSPVCPDCERIYRGLRKK, from the coding sequence GTGAGTACGAGCACGCAGACCATCGAACGTCCAGACATCAGAGAAGACAATCTCACTGGTGATGACACCCCGAAGTTCTTCCATTATGTGAAAAAGGATCAGATTGTTGATTCTGCAATTTCAGGAAAAATGGTTGTCGCTCTGTGTGGAGAAACCTTCCCTGTAACCAAACAAGCTAAGCCTGGGTCGCCTGTATGCCCAGACTGCGAGCGTATCTATAGGGGTCTACGTAAAAAGTGA
- a CDS encoding DUF3099 domain-containing protein, translated as MQQRQGDHSEHNLADTEVAELKLSRKTRVLRRLMGHRVELVTDAKKSPSEDRHHREVVYSWIQGLRIPFLLAAMAAYIWMHNMVLSVILFIICVPLPWIAVVIANGVGEKRDPRAPTVYKPAAAREQERYLNNAHNDQQQLSAPSATTNQPMVIDADDTDDNVSQNLT; from the coding sequence ATGCAGCAGCGTCAAGGAGATCACAGTGAGCATAATCTTGCGGATACTGAGGTAGCCGAGCTCAAGCTAAGCCGAAAGACTCGTGTTTTACGCCGTCTCATGGGCCACCGTGTGGAATTAGTCACCGATGCCAAGAAGAGCCCCTCGGAAGACCGCCATCATCGAGAAGTGGTTTACTCCTGGATTCAAGGATTACGGATTCCTTTTCTGCTTGCAGCCATGGCTGCATATATCTGGATGCACAACATGGTTTTATCAGTAATTCTTTTTATCATCTGCGTACCACTCCCCTGGATCGCCGTTGTCATTGCCAACGGCGTAGGAGAAAAGAGAGATCCTCGTGCGCCAACCGTGTATAAACCTGCTGCAGCGCGAGAACAAGAGCGCTATTTAAATAACGCTCACAACGATCAACAACAGCTTTCTGCGCCTTCCGCCACAACAAACCAACCTATGGTTATTGACGCTGATGACACAGACGATAATGTCTCACAAAACCTTACGTGA
- a CDS encoding methyltransferase has translation MRSTLTEISLQLVQVLEEVGFTPAALQEYLGPAAFSSIARGEPASILYTLRTREEEPLAILIQAFLVHAEVPRRHLDSVLGVQIIDALLTLGMAQEKDSLVTIGIDIRSTLIDGRLVWVFSDMDASMAAGHVPGKDHVLGIGAASLSLLSTTPRTPVHALLDLGAGSGIQSLGQAPYARTIVATDVHDRALDFAEANGVANKVSLDIRSGSWFEPVSGEKFDRIVANPPFVVGPPEIGHVYRDSGLDLDGATECVVRGGVEHLKEQGCLHALGSWVYREEESVPARVASWIPEKGISAWFIQRDIVDSIDYVNTWLRDESVDPRSSEGAQRTQHWLQHFDRAHVTAVGFGFIAIKRIDDHLPSEVVFEDISHPIDAYVGDEVQEHFVRMEWLRSKDAEAILDAQYYLRPGVAKEDVSTTDVETGMGFAPAALRLTRTDGFRFSHDVDQHIAAIIAGLHPTGLSLREVAGLYAFSNGLEDDALCAALIQPIVALIQHGIILPADITTGW, from the coding sequence ATGCGCAGTACTCTCACTGAGATCTCACTCCAGCTTGTCCAGGTACTTGAAGAGGTAGGTTTCACCCCTGCAGCGTTGCAAGAATATCTAGGACCTGCAGCTTTTTCCTCTATAGCCCGAGGTGAACCCGCGTCAATCCTCTATACGCTGCGCACACGAGAAGAAGAACCACTAGCCATCCTGATACAAGCTTTTCTGGTACATGCTGAGGTGCCTCGACGGCACCTTGACAGCGTCCTCGGCGTACAGATCATCGACGCTCTTTTAACGCTCGGAATGGCACAGGAGAAGGACTCCCTCGTCACTATTGGGATCGACATTCGCAGTACCTTGATCGATGGTCGATTGGTTTGGGTTTTTTCCGACATGGATGCTTCTATGGCCGCAGGCCACGTTCCGGGGAAAGACCATGTCCTGGGTATCGGCGCCGCCAGTTTATCGCTACTATCGACGACTCCACGAACACCTGTTCACGCGTTGCTCGACCTCGGCGCGGGATCCGGCATTCAATCACTGGGGCAAGCTCCCTACGCACGCACAATCGTCGCGACTGATGTCCATGACCGCGCTCTTGATTTCGCAGAAGCTAACGGTGTGGCAAATAAAGTATCGCTCGACATACGTTCTGGCTCCTGGTTTGAGCCCGTGTCCGGCGAAAAATTTGACCGGATCGTAGCCAACCCGCCTTTTGTTGTCGGCCCCCCAGAAATTGGACATGTCTATCGTGACTCCGGCCTCGATTTAGATGGAGCCACCGAGTGCGTTGTCCGAGGTGGAGTCGAGCATCTCAAAGAACAAGGTTGCCTTCATGCATTGGGTTCCTGGGTGTATCGCGAAGAAGAATCTGTTCCAGCACGAGTTGCATCATGGATTCCCGAGAAAGGGATATCAGCATGGTTCATCCAACGAGACATCGTCGATAGCATTGACTACGTCAACACCTGGTTAAGAGACGAGTCTGTAGATCCTCGCAGTAGCGAGGGAGCACAGCGCACGCAGCACTGGTTGCAACACTTTGACCGCGCCCATGTCACCGCGGTGGGATTCGGTTTCATCGCAATAAAGCGTATCGACGACCACCTTCCCTCCGAAGTAGTCTTTGAAGATATTTCCCACCCCATCGACGCCTATGTGGGCGACGAAGTTCAAGAACACTTCGTAAGAATGGAATGGCTACGGTCTAAAGACGCAGAGGCAATTCTGGACGCTCAATATTATCTACGCCCTGGTGTGGCTAAAGAAGATGTCTCTACAACGGATGTGGAGACAGGCATGGGATTTGCACCAGCTGCACTAAGACTGACCCGAACCGACGGTTTCCGCTTTAGTCACGACGTAGACCAGCACATCGCCGCCATTATTGCGGGGTTGCACCCGACAGGGCTGTCTCTGCGTGAAGTCGCTGGTCTTTATGCTTTTAGCAATGGTCTTGAAGACGATGCTCTCTGTGCAGCCCTTATCCAACCCATCGTTGCCCTCATTCAGCATGGGATTATCCTCCCCGCAGACATCACAACGGGTTGGTAG
- the dtd gene encoding D-aminoacyl-tRNA deacylase yields MRAVLTRVSSASVSVDGRVVGSINAPDTGGILALVGVGRNDDADAWKTMARKIAELRILEGEKSVSEAQAPVLLVSQFTLMGATAKGRRPSWSEAAPREEAEPIMEKIATALKQRGIHVEEGQFGATMEISSVNQGPFTVIVEC; encoded by the coding sequence ATGCGTGCAGTACTCACAAGAGTAAGTTCAGCATCCGTGTCCGTAGACGGACGCGTCGTAGGCAGTATTAATGCGCCAGATACAGGAGGCATTCTCGCCTTGGTAGGCGTGGGAAGAAACGACGACGCTGATGCGTGGAAAACAATGGCCCGGAAAATTGCGGAACTTCGCATTCTCGAAGGCGAAAAAAGTGTTTCCGAGGCACAGGCCCCTGTTCTTTTAGTCAGCCAGTTCACGCTTATGGGTGCCACCGCTAAAGGCCGACGACCTTCATGGTCAGAGGCGGCTCCGAGAGAAGAAGCAGAGCCCATCATGGAAAAGATCGCCACAGCATTAAAGCAACGCGGGATCCACGTGGAGGAAGGTCAGTTTGGTGCAACAATGGAAATTTCCTCTGTAAATCAGGGTCCCTTCACAGTGATAGTGGAGTGCTGA
- a CDS encoding sigma-70 family RNA polymerase sigma factor, producing MTESSSQELAQELIDRGSRRGQTNDNPSADLVRVYLNGIGKTALLSAEDEVELAQTIEVGLYAAHLLEDSKEPLTRAMKRDLKVLVKDGRKARAHLLEANLRLVVSLAKRYTGRGMPLLDLIQEGNLGLIRAMEKFDYSKGFKFSTYATWWIRQAITRGMADQSRTIRLPVHLVEQVNKLSRIKREMYQHLGREATNEELAEESGIDESKIELLLRQSRDPVSLDMPVGADEEAPLGDFIEDSEATDAESAVVASLRHSDIRSVLDTLEQREQDVIRMRYGLDDGVPRTLDQIGRQFGLSRERVRQIEREVMTKLRDGARADKLRAYAI from the coding sequence ATGACAGAATCATCCAGCCAAGAACTAGCTCAGGAGTTGATTGACCGCGGAAGCCGCCGCGGACAAACTAACGATAATCCCTCTGCAGACCTCGTCCGCGTTTATCTCAATGGCATCGGAAAAACTGCCTTGTTGTCCGCAGAAGATGAAGTAGAGCTAGCTCAAACTATTGAGGTTGGACTCTATGCTGCGCATCTTTTAGAGGACTCGAAAGAACCACTCACACGCGCGATGAAACGAGACCTTAAAGTTTTAGTCAAAGACGGTCGCAAAGCTCGCGCACATCTCCTTGAGGCAAACCTCCGCCTTGTCGTCTCCCTAGCTAAGCGTTATACCGGCCGCGGCATGCCGCTTCTCGACCTCATCCAGGAGGGGAACCTCGGCCTTATCCGAGCCATGGAAAAATTTGATTATTCCAAGGGCTTTAAATTTTCCACATACGCAACGTGGTGGATCAGACAGGCAATCACACGAGGCATGGCTGATCAGTCACGAACCATCCGTCTTCCAGTTCATCTCGTAGAACAGGTCAACAAACTCTCACGAATCAAGCGTGAAATGTATCAACACCTTGGCCGGGAAGCTACCAATGAGGAGCTTGCAGAAGAATCCGGAATCGATGAGTCCAAAATCGAACTTCTGTTGCGCCAATCTCGCGATCCAGTCAGCTTAGATATGCCGGTCGGCGCTGATGAAGAAGCCCCCTTGGGTGATTTCATCGAAGATTCTGAAGCAACCGATGCGGAGTCCGCTGTCGTCGCTTCATTGCGCCATTCCGATATTCGTTCAGTCCTAGACACTCTTGAGCAAAGAGAACAAGACGTTATTCGAATGCGTTATGGCTTAGACGATGGAGTTCCCCGAACTCTTGATCAGATCGGCCGTCAATTCGGTTTGTCTCGCGAACGCGTCCGCCAAATCGAGCGCGAAGTCATGACTAAGCTTCGCGACGGCGCCCGCGCCGATAAGCTTCGCGCTTACGCAATCTAA
- a CDS encoding metal-dependent transcriptional regulator, producing the protein MKDLVDTTEMYLRTIYELEEEGVTPLRARIAERLDQSGPTVSQTVARMERDGLVVVASDRSLQMTPTGRSLATAVMRKHRLAERLLTDIIGLDIHKVHDEACRWEHVMSDEVERRLVEVLDNVTRSPFGNPIPGLDELGVSLKKKEEPGKRAVDVARSTPRDVRIVQINEILQVDTDQFQALIDADIRIGTTVTLSEVDGRVIITHGEKTVELIDDLAHAVRIEEI; encoded by the coding sequence ATGAAAGATTTGGTCGATACCACAGAAATGTATCTGCGGACCATTTACGAGCTGGAAGAAGAGGGGGTTACTCCCCTTCGCGCCCGCATCGCCGAACGCCTCGATCAGTCAGGCCCTACAGTTAGCCAAACAGTTGCCCGTATGGAGCGCGACGGGCTCGTCGTAGTCGCATCCGACCGCAGCCTTCAAATGACACCCACTGGACGATCTCTAGCCACTGCTGTAATGCGCAAACACCGCCTTGCAGAGCGCCTCCTTACGGACATTATTGGCCTTGATATCCACAAAGTTCACGATGAAGCCTGCCGCTGGGAACATGTCATGAGCGACGAAGTAGAACGACGCCTCGTCGAAGTCCTCGATAACGTCACACGTTCCCCCTTTGGCAACCCAATCCCCGGTTTAGACGAACTCGGTGTTTCCCTGAAGAAAAAGGAAGAGCCCGGCAAGCGTGCCGTTGACGTAGCCCGTTCCACCCCTAGGGACGTACGCATAGTTCAGATCAACGAGATCCTTCAAGTGGATACTGATCAGTTCCAGGCACTTATCGACGCAGACATTCGAATTGGCACAACCGTCACGCTCAGCGAGGTAGACGGTCGAGTTATTATCACTCACGGAGAAAAAACAGTAGAGCTTATCGACGACCTAGCTCACGCAGTACGAATCGAAGAAATTTAA
- the galE gene encoding UDP-glucose 4-epimerase GalE — protein MKLLVTGGAGYVGSVCAAVLLEQGHEVTIVDNFSTGNREAVPAGASLVEGDIRDKANEILASDSYDAVLHFAARSLVGESVEKPSEYWQHNFVTTLALLDAMRTNNVTNLVFSSTAATYGEPASVPITEDFPTQPTNPYGATKLAIDHAITSYAHAYGLSATSLRYFNVAGAYGDIGENREVETHLIPLILQVALGHRDKILMFGDDWPTEDGTAVRDYIHIRDLADAHVLAMESNQPGVHRIFNLGSGEGFSVKQVIEACRTVTGHPIPAEVAPRRAGDPAVLIASSAKAQSELGWHPTRTDLSTIVEDAWSFTSKLGERAHSARK, from the coding sequence ATGAAACTCCTTGTCACTGGCGGAGCTGGATATGTAGGAAGCGTCTGCGCTGCAGTGCTTCTGGAACAGGGCCACGAAGTTACAATCGTAGATAACTTTTCTACTGGTAACAGGGAGGCTGTGCCTGCTGGAGCCAGTCTTGTCGAAGGAGATATCCGCGACAAAGCCAACGAGATACTCGCATCTGATTCATACGATGCTGTCCTGCACTTTGCAGCACGCTCTTTGGTTGGCGAATCAGTGGAAAAACCATCCGAGTACTGGCAACACAACTTTGTTACCACGTTGGCGCTTTTGGACGCGATGCGCACCAACAACGTAACAAATCTGGTTTTTTCTTCTACTGCGGCAACCTACGGCGAGCCAGCGTCAGTCCCCATCACAGAGGACTTCCCCACCCAGCCGACCAATCCCTACGGCGCCACTAAGCTTGCTATCGACCACGCCATCACGTCTTATGCACACGCTTACGGTCTGAGCGCTACGAGCCTTCGCTATTTCAATGTTGCCGGAGCTTACGGAGACATCGGTGAGAATCGCGAAGTGGAAACCCACCTCATTCCTCTGATACTCCAGGTGGCATTGGGACACCGAGACAAGATTCTTATGTTCGGTGACGATTGGCCCACTGAAGACGGCACTGCGGTTCGCGATTACATCCATATTCGAGATCTCGCCGATGCTCACGTTCTAGCTATGGAGTCCAATCAACCGGGTGTCCATAGAATTTTCAATCTTGGTTCTGGAGAAGGCTTCTCGGTCAAGCAGGTCATAGAAGCGTGCCGTACGGTGACGGGCCATCCCATTCCTGCAGAGGTTGCGCCACGCAGAGCTGGTGATCCAGCTGTATTGATTGCGTCTTCAGCCAAAGCCCAGTCAGAACTGGGATGGCATCCTACGCGCACCGATCTTTCCACCATTGTTGAAGATGCATGGTCTTTTACCTCTAAGCTGGGAGAACGTGCCCATAGCGCGCGTAAATAA
- a CDS encoding DUF4192 domain-containing protein codes for MNIVFTPREILANIPGLLGYYPHESLVFVTCVKNSENRIVLGPVLRLDINDARHLPDVDQALSVVEPEFVMGFVITSRLSAEQIEDLRDYLSQLSHCGILHLDGCWITTDIATSQRYRALFLGDDAQRWADKDRCWQEGEISQISASRTSQALLECGELPAISRGEAFHYFEATGEQLEDLDVASLCQSALMRAQAIKSDKQQGCDLIKQLRMILMSAWESPADTHYLNNAHLNVVREILSDSFLRDLCLSEFLEQPEAARRVTREVAQLSSGNIRANALCVYAISCCSTPLSPRIPIALASALDDNPDHRLSRLLLAGYQTGELARVYEAVQEGVQQTWESLGFCNDGKTNAAA; via the coding sequence ATGAACATTGTCTTTACTCCGAGAGAAATACTTGCCAATATCCCTGGTTTGCTTGGCTATTACCCGCATGAGTCCTTGGTATTTGTCACCTGTGTCAAAAATTCTGAGAACCGTATAGTCCTCGGTCCTGTGCTGCGTCTGGATATTAACGATGCTAGGCATCTGCCGGATGTAGATCAGGCATTAAGCGTTGTGGAACCGGAATTTGTGATGGGTTTTGTGATTACGTCACGATTAAGTGCAGAACAGATCGAAGATTTGCGAGACTATCTTTCCCAATTGTCTCATTGTGGGATTCTGCACCTGGATGGATGCTGGATTACTACGGATATTGCTACGTCACAGCGATACCGGGCGTTGTTCCTGGGCGATGACGCACAGCGATGGGCAGATAAGGATCGATGCTGGCAGGAAGGTGAGATCTCGCAGATTTCAGCCTCTCGTACTAGCCAGGCTTTGCTCGAATGTGGAGAATTGCCTGCTATCAGTCGTGGGGAAGCCTTTCACTATTTTGAGGCAACAGGGGAGCAGCTGGAGGATTTGGATGTTGCCTCTTTGTGCCAAAGTGCATTAATGCGAGCGCAAGCAATAAAAAGTGACAAGCAGCAGGGATGCGACTTAATTAAGCAACTTCGTATGATCCTCATGTCGGCTTGGGAATCCCCCGCAGACACGCATTATCTTAATAATGCGCATTTAAACGTAGTGAGAGAGATATTGTCGGATTCCTTCCTCAGAGATTTATGCCTCTCCGAGTTTCTTGAACAGCCGGAAGCCGCACGACGTGTGACTCGTGAAGTTGCACAGCTCTCATCAGGTAATATCCGCGCCAACGCTTTGTGCGTTTATGCCATTAGTTGTTGTAGCACGCCTTTGTCTCCGCGGATTCCTATTGCCTTGGCTAGTGCTTTGGATGACAATCCTGACCACCGTCTTAGCCGCTTACTGTTAGCTGGGTATCAAACTGGGGAGCTAGCCCGTGTGTACGAGGCTGTGCAGGAAGGAGTACAACAAACATGGGAGTCTCTTGGCTTTTGCAATGACGGGAAAACGAATGCAGCAGCATAA